One window from the genome of Thermus sediminis encodes:
- a CDS encoding antibiotic biosynthesis monooxygenase family protein: MFVTMNRIPVRPEYRERFEEAFRQRARLVDQAPGFLRNLVLRPKDPGDPYIVLTFWESEAAFLAWTQSPAFREGHARGTLPKEAFLEPSRLEAYAVVLDSEAG, translated from the coding sequence GTGTTCGTGACCATGAACCGCATCCCCGTGCGGCCGGAGTACCGGGAGAGGTTTGAGGAGGCCTTCCGCCAAAGGGCCCGTCTGGTGGACCAGGCGCCGGGGTTCCTGCGCAACCTGGTCCTCAGGCCCAAGGACCCCGGGGACCCCTACATCGTCCTGACCTTCTGGGAGAGCGAGGCCGCCTTCCTGGCCTGGACCCAAAGCCCCGCCTTCCGCGAGGGGCACGCCAGGGGCACCCTCCCCAAGGAGGCCTTCCTCGAGCCCAGCCGGCTGGAAGCCTA
- a CDS encoding TroA family protein: MRVASLVPSGTLMLRALGVEPVGVSHSCPNPQGLPVLTESLIPEGLSQEEIDRRVREAYRQGLSLYQVRGEVLSALAPDLLVTQGVCEVCAPTPKEVGLALDFLARAPRVLELRGRRLGDLFQDLEALGRALGREGEALALAEALKGRLAALPPPPSPRPRVVFLEWLDPPYLGGHWVPEVVALAGGAYLGPGPGEASRRVSPKELPEAEVVLLAFCGYGLGEAREAVARHLARGGWLGEYLEGRRAYLLDAAPFQALTPLTVEGVGLLARLLRGEGGLDPGSAAPLEVKGVRDHEPHPRAAGVPGEV, encoded by the coding sequence ATGCGGGTGGCGAGCCTGGTCCCCTCCGGGACCCTCATGCTCCGGGCCCTAGGGGTGGAGCCCGTGGGGGTGAGCCATAGCTGCCCTAACCCCCAGGGCCTCCCCGTGCTCACGGAAAGCCTGATCCCCGAAGGGCTCTCCCAGGAGGAGATAGACCGGAGGGTGCGGGAGGCCTACCGGCAGGGGCTTTCCCTCTACCAGGTGCGGGGGGAGGTGCTCTCCGCCCTGGCCCCCGACCTGCTGGTGACCCAGGGGGTCTGCGAGGTCTGCGCCCCCACCCCCAAGGAGGTGGGCCTGGCCTTGGACTTCCTGGCTAGGGCGCCCAGGGTGCTGGAGCTTCGGGGAAGGCGCCTGGGGGACCTCTTCCAGGACCTGGAGGCCCTGGGCCGGGCCCTGGGGAGGGAGGGCGAGGCCCTGGCCCTGGCGGAGGCCCTGAAGGGGAGGCTGGCGGCCCTCCCCCCACCCCCCTCCCCCAGGCCCCGGGTGGTCTTCCTGGAGTGGCTGGACCCCCCGTACCTGGGGGGGCACTGGGTGCCGGAGGTGGTGGCCCTGGCGGGCGGGGCCTACCTGGGCCCAGGCCCCGGGGAGGCGAGCCGGAGGGTGTCCCCAAAGGAACTCCCCGAGGCCGAGGTGGTCCTCCTGGCCTTCTGCGGCTACGGCCTGGGGGAGGCCCGGGAGGCGGTGGCCCGCCACCTGGCCCGGGGCGGGTGGCTGGGGGAGTACCTGGAGGGGAGGAGGGCCTATCTCCTGGACGCTGCCCCCTTCCAGGCCCTCACGCCCCTCACGGTGGAGGGGGTGGGCCTCCTGGCCCGGCTCCTCCGGGGGGAGGGGGGCCTGGACCCGGGAAGCGCCGCCCCTTTGGAGGTGAAGGGTGTTCGTGACCATGAACCGCATCCCCGTGCGGCCGGAGTACCGGGAGAGGTTTGA
- a CDS encoding CobW family GTP-binding protein yields the protein MALGERGRDGRVPVTLITGFLGSGKTTLVNRLLRERPGMAVLVNDFGEVPLDGDLIPGERVVPLADGCVCCGRSQDLVWALARLARGEPPGHLLLETSGLAHPGPVLATLASPGVKEAYRLAGVVALADALHLEAHLAYPEAGAQLALADLILLSKVDLAPGGEEALDRLKALNPTAQVRPIVRGEGVGVEEVLFPPRSLRILPPGVHLHAHARVESLSLVLPGEASLGDLEAWLKGVLLLHGSRLLRGKGVVRLREAPKPLVFHLVLGHLELGFAEARDGLNRLVFIGEGLDRRALEEGARWVFGGGT from the coding sequence ATGGCCTTAGGTGAAAGGGGAAGGGACGGGCGCGTCCCCGTGACCCTGATTACGGGTTTTCTAGGAAGCGGCAAGACCACCCTGGTGAACCGCCTCCTCCGGGAGCGGCCCGGGATGGCGGTGCTGGTCAACGATTTTGGAGAGGTACCCCTGGACGGGGACCTGATCCCCGGGGAAAGGGTGGTTCCCCTGGCGGATGGGTGTGTGTGCTGCGGGCGTTCCCAGGACCTGGTCTGGGCCCTAGCCCGCCTGGCCCGGGGGGAGCCTCCCGGCCACCTCCTGCTGGAGACCAGCGGGCTGGCCCACCCCGGCCCCGTGCTGGCCACCCTGGCCTCCCCGGGGGTCAAGGAGGCCTACCGGCTGGCGGGGGTGGTGGCCCTGGCGGATGCCCTCCACCTCGAGGCCCACCTCGCCTACCCGGAGGCCGGGGCCCAGCTGGCCCTGGCCGACCTGATCCTCCTTTCCAAGGTGGACCTGGCCCCTGGAGGGGAGGAGGCCTTGGACCGGCTCAAGGCCTTGAACCCCACGGCCCAGGTTCGGCCCATCGTCCGGGGGGAGGGGGTGGGGGTGGAGGAGGTCCTTTTCCCGCCCCGGAGCCTACGCATCCTCCCCCCTGGGGTCCACCTCCACGCCCACGCCCGAGTGGAGTCCTTGAGCCTGGTCCTCCCAGGGGAGGCCTCCCTGGGGGACCTCGAGGCCTGGCTCAAAGGGGTTCTCCTCCTGCACGGCTCCCGTCTCCTCCGGGGCAAGGGGGTGGTCCGTCTCCGGGAGGCCCCCAAGCCCCTGGTCTTCCACTTGGTCCTGGGCCACCTGGAACTGGGTTTTGCCGAGGCCAGGGACGGCCTGAACCGCCTGGTCTTCATCGGGGAGGGGCTGGACCGCAGGGCCCTAGAGGAAGGGGCCAGGTGGGTCTTCGGAGGTGGGACGTGA
- the mog gene encoding molybdopterin adenylyltransferase, producing MGVLTVSDRASQGVYEDLSGPAVRAYLEDALPYRLEFRYLLVPDEVEAIQGAILELAASSGFVVTTGGTGPAPRDVTPEATLPLLEKPMPGLPEAIRAASLQDTPTAILYRGVAGVRGRSLILNLPGNPKAIPTCLGAVLPALPALFRLIGALEEGPGLEPGPPWG from the coding sequence GTGGGCGTCCTGACCGTTTCCGACCGGGCCAGCCAGGGGGTCTACGAGGACCTTTCCGGACCCGCGGTGCGGGCCTACCTGGAAGACGCCCTCCCCTACCGCCTGGAGTTCCGCTACCTGCTGGTCCCCGACGAGGTGGAGGCTATCCAGGGGGCCATCCTGGAACTGGCCGCCTCCTCGGGCTTCGTGGTGACCACGGGGGGCACGGGGCCTGCCCCCAGGGACGTGACCCCGGAAGCCACCCTTCCCCTCCTGGAAAAGCCCATGCCCGGCCTACCCGAGGCCATCCGGGCGGCAAGCCTCCAGGACACGCCCACGGCCATCCTCTACCGGGGGGTAGCGGGGGTGCGGGGGCGGAGCCTCATCCTCAACCTGCCGGGCAACCCCAAGGCCATCCCCACCTGCCTGGGGGCCGTGCTCCCAGCCCTGCCCGCCCTCTTCCGCCTCATCGGGGCGCTAGAGGAAGGCCCCGGCCTGGAGCCGGGGCCCCCTTGGGGTTAG
- a CDS encoding SaoD/DsrE family protein, whose amino-acid sequence MRVAYILSSPRAASHKLGQMILPQLEAGTHGVEVVGIFFFDDNTLILQRGNPIGERLSRLAREKGLLLMMCDLCALERGLAMGEPRWCSLEGEGRREPGTCWVAPHVVEGVEVGCFPDLYAALAGKVDQVITL is encoded by the coding sequence ATGAGGGTAGCCTACATCCTCTCTAGCCCCCGGGCCGCCAGCCATAAGCTGGGCCAGATGATCCTCCCCCAGCTGGAGGCGGGGACCCACGGGGTGGAGGTGGTGGGGATCTTCTTCTTTGACGACAACACCCTGATCCTCCAGAGGGGGAACCCCATCGGCGAAAGGCTCTCCCGCCTGGCCCGGGAGAAGGGCCTCCTCCTCATGATGTGCGACCTCTGCGCCCTGGAGCGGGGCCTGGCCATGGGGGAGCCCCGGTGGTGCTCCCTGGAAGGGGAGGGCCGGAGGGAGCCCGGGACCTGCTGGGTGGCCCCCCACGTGGTGGAGGGGGTAGAAGTGGGGTGCTTCCCGGACCTCTACGCCGCCTTGGCGGGAAAGGTGGACCAGGTAATCACCCTCTAG
- a CDS encoding outer membrane protein assembly factor BamB family protein has protein sequence MWTTTVRQVLGVAVLGLALAHSGHETAHSKHGAHGHHHDEEKLFTRIAVADARSPLVLVLEEEGKELARFTVPSPAALYPLPGGQYVLMVHRAGNAVGFLWGGLRLEDHGDHQDVKPENPYVAATLRTGPRPTHVFVDDRWAAVFHDGDGTVALFDLRRLGLDFTPRLVATGGADHGSVAVVGESVLAGGVEGGRLEVYTPGGQRVLTLPQACPRLHGQAVLGDWAAFGCADGVLLVQRQGRGFLGRKLPNPPGTPDGTRVGTLTAHPAHPFLVGNFGQGLALVHPKEGRLEVLPLPARPWRFAFDPEGEGLYVLTEDGRLHRLDPGTRRVVWSLEAVSPRAQGAPASGLAVGHGVAYLTDPQKGEVVRVDLKEGKVGARLQVGGAPSGIALFQVVGVEH, from the coding sequence ATGTGGACGACAACGGTTAGGCAGGTTTTAGGCGTGGCGGTTTTAGGTCTAGCCCTGGCCCACAGCGGCCACGAGACCGCCCACTCCAAGCACGGGGCCCACGGCCACCATCACGATGAGGAAAAGCTCTTCACCCGCATCGCCGTGGCCGATGCCCGAAGCCCCCTGGTCCTGGTCCTGGAGGAGGAGGGGAAGGAGCTTGCCCGCTTCACCGTCCCCTCCCCCGCCGCCCTCTACCCCCTGCCCGGGGGGCAGTACGTCCTCATGGTGCACCGGGCGGGGAACGCTGTGGGCTTCCTCTGGGGCGGCCTGCGCCTGGAGGACCACGGGGACCACCAGGACGTGAAGCCCGAGAACCCCTACGTGGCCGCCACCCTGCGCACCGGCCCTAGGCCCACCCACGTCTTCGTGGACGACCGCTGGGCGGCGGTGTTCCACGATGGGGACGGCACCGTGGCCCTCTTTGACCTGAGGCGGCTGGGCTTGGACTTCACCCCCAGGCTCGTCGCCACCGGGGGCGCGGACCACGGCTCGGTGGCCGTGGTGGGGGAGAGCGTCCTGGCAGGAGGGGTAGAAGGGGGCCGCCTCGAGGTCTACACCCCGGGGGGCCAGAGGGTGCTCACCCTCCCCCAGGCCTGCCCCCGGCTTCACGGCCAGGCGGTCCTAGGGGACTGGGCGGCCTTCGGTTGCGCGGACGGGGTTCTCCTGGTCCAGCGCCAGGGCCGGGGCTTCCTGGGGCGCAAGCTCCCCAACCCGCCCGGAACCCCCGATGGGACCCGGGTGGGCACCCTCACGGCCCACCCCGCCCACCCCTTCCTCGTGGGCAACTTCGGCCAGGGCCTGGCCCTGGTCCACCCAAAGGAGGGGAGGCTCGAGGTCCTCCCCCTTCCCGCCAGGCCCTGGCGCTTCGCCTTTGACCCGGAGGGGGAGGGGCTTTACGTCCTCACCGAGGACGGCCGCCTCCACCGCCTGGACCCCGGGACCCGGAGGGTGGTCTGGAGCCTAGAGGCCGTAAGCCCCAGGGCCCAGGGCGCCCCCGCGTCCGGCCTGGCCGTAGGCCATGGGGTGGCCTACCTCACCGACCCCCAGAAGGGGGAGGTGGTCCGGGTGGACCTGAAGGAGGGGAAGGTGGGGGCCCGCCTGCAAGTTGGGGGCGCGCCCTCCGGCATCGCCCTCTTCCAGGTGGTGGGCGTGGAGCACTAA
- a CDS encoding metal ABC transporter substrate-binding protein, giving the protein MRKFSSLVLFLGLALAQGLALAQAPVVATTPVLASIAGEVAGGRFRVGSVVPMGADPHVFDLRPSTAMELSRARLLFANGLGLEPYLPRLKNLLPRGARVVELAPRMPDPICGLLGLREKGVHLHGDCDPHMWLDPTYGVRYAEEMAQELSRLDPQGREAFLRNVDSFRRRALEEDARLRACLGETRLRVVVAHLSLSYLARRHGMEILGALRDTHGRDEGVRARIALIREAELRGVDLVVAEPQYDPAPMRLLAQELGARMVVLYTDVLDRRVPSYLELLRWNRERLCEVVKGG; this is encoded by the coding sequence GTGCGGAAGTTCTCTAGTTTGGTCCTTTTCCTCGGCCTGGCCTTGGCCCAGGGCCTAGCCCTGGCCCAGGCCCCGGTGGTGGCCACCACCCCGGTCCTGGCCAGCATCGCAGGGGAGGTGGCGGGAGGGCGGTTCCGGGTGGGGAGCGTGGTGCCCATGGGGGCGGACCCCCACGTCTTTGACCTCCGGCCCTCCACCGCCATGGAGCTCTCCCGGGCCAGGCTCCTCTTCGCCAACGGACTGGGCCTCGAGCCCTACCTGCCGAGGCTTAAGAACCTCCTCCCCCGGGGGGCCCGGGTGGTGGAGCTGGCCCCCAGGATGCCGGACCCCATCTGCGGCCTCCTGGGCCTCAGGGAGAAGGGGGTCCACCTCCACGGGGACTGCGACCCCCACATGTGGCTGGACCCCACCTACGGCGTGCGCTACGCCGAGGAGATGGCCCAGGAGCTCTCCAGGCTGGACCCCCAGGGGAGGGAGGCCTTCCTTAGGAACGTGGATTCCTTCCGCAGAAGGGCCCTCGAGGAGGACGCCAGACTCCGCGCCTGCTTGGGAGAAACGCGCCTTCGGGTGGTGGTGGCCCACCTCTCCCTCTCCTACCTGGCCCGCCGCCACGGCATGGAGATCCTGGGGGCCCTCCGGGACACCCACGGGCGGGACGAGGGGGTGCGGGCCCGCATCGCCCTCATCCGGGAGGCGGAGCTCAGGGGCGTGGACCTGGTGGTGGCCGAGCCCCAGTACGACCCCGCCCCCATGCGCCTCCTGGCCCAGGAACTGGGGGCCAGGATGGTGGTCCTGTACACGGATGTCCTGGACCGGAGGGTGCCGAGCTACCTGGAGCTCCTCCGTTGGAACCGGGAAAGGCTCTGCGAAGTGGTGAAAGGAGGTTAG
- a CDS encoding YncE family protein has translation MAGERIGAFLEGEGAFFGYSDGVKHLQRLDPEALSLTPIPLGGVFLRGKSDGKRLYVLLSDGRLQVREAREGGLLREVRVAPRPFPEADEDTGGAIYPDLAPWPEKRLVYVSLPHLGLVAEVDGERGRVLRYLRTGGSPTRLVLVRP, from the coding sequence GTGGCCGGGGAGCGGATCGGGGCCTTCCTGGAGGGGGAAGGGGCCTTCTTCGGCTACTCGGACGGGGTGAAGCACCTCCAGCGCCTGGACCCTGAGGCCCTGAGCCTCACCCCCATCCCCTTGGGAGGGGTCTTCCTCAGGGGGAAGTCGGACGGGAAGCGGCTTTACGTCCTCCTCAGTGACGGCAGGCTCCAGGTGCGGGAGGCCCGGGAGGGAGGGCTCCTCAGGGAGGTCCGGGTGGCTCCGAGGCCCTTCCCAGAGGCCGATGAGGACACGGGCGGGGCCATCTACCCCGACCTGGCCCCCTGGCCCGAGAAGAGGCTCGTCTATGTGAGCCTTCCCCACCTGGGCCTGGTGGCCGAGGTGGACGGGGAGCGGGGGCGGGTCCTCCGCTACCTGCGCACGGGGGGTAGCCCCACCCGCCTGGTCCTGGTGCGGCCATGA
- a CDS encoding GGDEF domain-containing protein produces the protein MNVEALLLRLLLLHEVTSRFPEAGFTEVLRRAEEGVGWIFPGARLRVLSQEEGRGQPERGLARLAGKVGYGAYFPGPPNPFYLFLDYPQVEEVQELRLAALFLDHLLAALKGAGYRDELERQARTDWLTGLANRRALERVLRRGLPLGTAFLLMDLDGLKAVNDQEGHLAGDALLKSFASLLQGLAQTHGGKAFRLGGDEFALILPREALKEALETLQAFPVSVGTALPEEAQGEALLDLADQRMYREKRRRKGLSPEASQVSF, from the coding sequence GTGAACGTAGAGGCCCTACTCCTCCGCCTGCTCCTCCTGCACGAGGTGACCAGCCGGTTTCCCGAAGCAGGGTTCACCGAGGTGCTGCGGCGAGCGGAGGAGGGTGTGGGCTGGATCTTCCCCGGCGCCAGGCTCCGGGTGCTCTCCCAAGAGGAAGGCAGGGGCCAGCCGGAGCGAGGCCTGGCGCGTTTGGCGGGAAAGGTGGGCTATGGGGCCTACTTCCCTGGCCCCCCGAACCCTTTCTACCTTTTCCTGGACTACCCCCAGGTAGAGGAGGTTCAGGAGTTGCGCCTGGCAGCCCTCTTCCTGGACCACCTCCTTGCCGCCCTGAAGGGGGCTGGATACCGGGATGAGCTGGAGCGGCAAGCCCGTACGGACTGGCTCACAGGCCTGGCCAACCGTAGGGCCCTGGAGCGCGTCCTAAGGAGAGGCCTCCCCCTAGGGACAGCCTTCCTCCTCATGGACCTGGACGGCCTAAAAGCGGTCAACGACCAGGAAGGACACCTGGCAGGGGATGCTCTCCTCAAGTCCTTCGCCTCCCTCCTCCAGGGGCTGGCCCAAACCCACGGGGGGAAGGCCTTCCGCCTAGGGGGGGACGAGTTCGCCCTCATCCTCCCCAGGGAAGCCCTCAAAGAGGCCCTCGAGACCCTCCAGGCGTTTCCCGTAAGCGTGGGGACAGCCCTCCCCGAAGAGGCCCAGGGAGAAGCCCTTCTGGACCTGGCCGACCAGAGGATGTACCGAGAGAAGCGTCGCAGAAAGGGACTGTCCCCCGAGGCTTCCCAAGTATCCTTCTAG
- a CDS encoding carboxymuconolactone decarboxylase family protein has product MGETEREIVAELGLGLVPNAFAWASEVPEVQTALWKAFRHVILRGTLPRTVKEMMGVVASKRVGSEYAARVHLHALMLQGVEEPLLRALERGEVPEGLPPKVAGLLHFAHSAAPHPHDPALLAPLREAGLTEAEVKEAVATLGLFRMVNAWTDLLTIPVDAV; this is encoded by the coding sequence ATGGGAGAAACCGAGCGGGAGATCGTGGCGGAGCTGGGCCTCGGCCTTGTGCCCAACGCTTTCGCCTGGGCTAGTGAGGTTCCCGAGGTCCAGACCGCTCTCTGGAAGGCCTTCCGGCACGTGATCCTCCGGGGGACCCTGCCCCGGACCGTCAAGGAGATGATGGGGGTGGTGGCCTCAAAGCGGGTGGGCTCCGAGTACGCGGCCCGGGTTCACCTGCACGCCCTCATGCTCCAGGGGGTGGAGGAGCCCCTCCTGCGGGCGCTGGAGCGGGGGGAGGTCCCAGAGGGCCTTCCCCCCAAGGTAGCGGGCCTCCTCCACTTCGCCCACAGCGCAGCCCCCCACCCCCACGACCCAGCCCTACTGGCTCCTCTTCGGGAGGCAGGCCTCACGGAGGCCGAGGTCAAGGAGGCCGTGGCCACCCTGGGCCTTTTCCGGATGGTGAACGCCTGGACCGACCTCCTGACCATCCCAGTGGATGCGGTGTGA
- a CDS encoding CHRD domain-containing protein, protein MRRRQFLALAALALPALTRSQAQATPAVVRSVVLTGKEVVPNPTPSPAVAVVSLRVEGRVLDILGAVANLQGPFRDYRLDPVDDPALNARLTSAVHLHRGPRGANGPLLQALRVEPGPDGRSAAFRDRIELGLEDLARLRRGELYFDIHTTAFRGGEVRGQILI, encoded by the coding sequence GTGCGGCGGCGGCAGTTCCTGGCCTTGGCCGCCCTGGCCCTGCCTGCCCTAACCCGTTCGCAGGCGCAGGCAACCCCGGCGGTGGTCCGCTCCGTGGTCCTTACCGGGAAGGAGGTGGTGCCAAACCCTACCCCGAGCCCCGCTGTGGCCGTGGTGAGCCTCAGGGTGGAGGGCCGGGTCCTGGACATCCTCGGGGCGGTGGCCAACCTCCAGGGCCCCTTCCGGGACTACCGCCTGGACCCCGTGGACGACCCCGCCCTGAACGCCCGCCTCACCAGCGCCGTCCACCTCCACCGGGGGCCCAGGGGGGCGAACGGCCCGCTCCTCCAGGCCCTCAGGGTGGAGCCCGGGCCCGATGGGCGGAGCGCGGCCTTCCGGGACCGGATTGAGCTTGGCCTCGAGGACCTAGCCCGCCTGCGCCGGGGGGAGCTCTACTTTGACATCCATACCACCGCCTTCCGGGGGGGCGAGGTCCGGGGGCAGATCCTGATCTAG
- a CDS encoding ferritin-like domain-containing protein: protein MEKLERNLARRQFVKVLTAVGLSSAFAGHLVGRALAQAGRGPSDLDILQLALTAEYLAADAYARSRFGGFEGLVKDYLEAAQEQEEAHVKALRDTITSLGARPVERPNFTYPVEFLPRNQLAILRLLNALEDAFVGAYLGALPLIGNKEILKAAGAILGNEAAHRATVRASRILLGDRELPGPRSPADRAFEVAITPEEAQRAVGGFIRR, encoded by the coding sequence ATGGAGAAGCTGGAGCGCAACCTGGCGCGCAGGCAGTTCGTGAAGGTCTTGACGGCCGTGGGCCTCTCCTCGGCCTTCGCCGGGCACCTGGTGGGGCGGGCCCTGGCCCAGGCCGGGCGGGGCCCCTCGGACCTGGACATCCTGCAGCTGGCCCTCACCGCGGAGTACCTGGCCGCCGACGCCTACGCCCGCAGCCGCTTCGGGGGGTTTGAGGGCCTGGTGAAGGACTACCTGGAGGCTGCCCAGGAGCAGGAGGAGGCCCACGTGAAGGCCCTGCGGGACACCATCACCTCCTTGGGCGCAAGGCCCGTGGAGCGGCCCAACTTCACCTACCCCGTGGAGTTCCTGCCCCGGAACCAGCTGGCCATCCTCCGCCTCCTCAACGCCCTGGAGGACGCCTTCGTGGGGGCCTACCTGGGGGCCCTCCCCCTCATCGGCAACAAGGAGATCCTAAAGGCCGCCGGGGCCATCCTGGGCAACGAGGCGGCCCACCGGGCCACGGTGCGGGCCTCCCGCATCCTCCTCGGGGACAGGGAGCTCCCCGGACCCCGCTCCCCCGCGGACCGGGCCTTTGAGGTGGCCATCACCCCTGAGGAGGCCCAGCGGGCGGTGGGGGGCTTCATCCGGAGGTAG
- a CDS encoding peroxiredoxin-like family protein yields the protein MPTLTTPPWTTGATPRDLLGFLARHGHTGRLTLVFAPGLGLSLDLAQGRLVALGGPLAPRIALALEALGLSPQRIAAWRRVLATGLRPAALPEGPRVQRLRFVVALSPLLDREAAFRFQGKGLPAEGPPVEALLEEAEGEAHPPGPPLDPLARFRVPQDLGEAGPRLLALEAQDLRLLGLLAGGAPLALAASQGLYPWRAFVLRLRVLEALGLVEVAHDPGPALLPGDPAPQFTLVALDGRRFSLGERRGGKTLLAFFRHGGCPFCNRRVQELKAAYPRLKALGVEVVGVFGSPRATLLGRVGRQNPPFPILADPEDRVHALYRTRNSLLGLLDPRAIPYYLEGLRLGIPHGSTDGELLRMPAEFLIGEDLRIARAHYGRNGADRLPLEAVVAWAQGGDVP from the coding sequence ATGCCCACGTTGACCACTCCCCCTTGGACGACAGGCGCCACCCCCAGGGACCTCCTGGGGTTCCTGGCCCGCCACGGGCACACGGGCCGCCTCACCTTGGTCTTCGCCCCCGGCCTCGGCCTCAGCCTGGACCTAGCCCAAGGCCGGCTGGTGGCTCTGGGCGGCCCCCTAGCCCCCCGGATTGCCTTGGCCCTCGAGGCCCTGGGTCTTTCCCCCCAGAGGATCGCCGCCTGGAGGAGGGTTTTGGCCACGGGCTTGCGACCCGCCGCCCTCCCCGAGGGCCCTCGGGTCCAGAGGCTCCGCTTCGTGGTCGCCCTAAGCCCCCTTCTGGACCGGGAGGCAGCCTTCCGCTTCCAGGGGAAGGGGCTGCCCGCGGAGGGGCCTCCCGTGGAGGCCCTCCTGGAGGAGGCGGAAGGGGAGGCCCATCCCCCAGGGCCCCCTCTGGACCCCTTGGCCCGTTTCCGCGTCCCCCAGGACCTTGGGGAGGCGGGCCCCAGGCTTCTGGCTCTAGAGGCCCAGGACCTCCGCCTCCTGGGCCTCCTCGCTGGGGGAGCCCCCTTGGCCCTGGCCGCCAGCCAGGGGCTTTACCCCTGGCGGGCCTTCGTGCTGCGCCTGAGGGTTCTGGAGGCCCTGGGCCTCGTGGAGGTGGCCCACGACCCCGGTCCCGCCCTCCTCCCCGGGGACCCCGCCCCCCAGTTCACCTTGGTCGCCCTGGACGGGCGGCGCTTCAGCCTAGGAGAGAGGCGGGGTGGGAAGACCCTTCTCGCCTTTTTCCGCCACGGGGGGTGCCCCTTCTGCAACCGCCGGGTCCAAGAGCTAAAGGCCGCCTACCCCAGGCTCAAGGCCCTGGGGGTGGAGGTGGTGGGGGTCTTCGGCTCCCCACGGGCGACCCTCCTGGGCCGGGTGGGGCGGCAGAACCCCCCCTTCCCCATCCTGGCCGACCCCGAGGACCGGGTCCACGCCCTTTACCGGACCCGCAACTCCCTCCTGGGCCTTCTGGACCCCCGGGCCATCCCCTACTATCTGGAGGGGCTCCGCCTGGGCATCCCCCACGGGTCCACGGACGGGGAGCTCCTGCGCATGCCCGCGGAGTTCCTCATCGGCGAGGACCTACGCATCGCCAGGGCCCACTACGGGCGGAATGGGGCTGACCGGCTCCCCTTAGAGGCGGTGGTGGCCTGGGCCCAAGGGGGGGATGTCCCCTAG
- a CDS encoding anti-sigma factor yields the protein MSLEEARELLPLYALGALSPEERARVEEALRRYPELWPEAKALLEAAASLAQDLPPEPVPPGLEERVLRRVRRPRAWPLLLRAAAVLAFLALGYGAYFGLSWTLALREASTQVLGLVSPEGAPAGRAVILGDGRALVVLKAPRPSGRVYQAWGLGEGAPIPLSTFRLPLKTLRLPPEARALAVSLEPPGGSPSPTEIIGLPKP from the coding sequence GTGAGCCTTGAGGAGGCCCGGGAGCTCCTGCCCCTCTACGCCCTGGGCGCCCTATCCCCGGAGGAGCGGGCCCGGGTGGAGGAGGCCTTGAGGCGCTACCCGGAGCTCTGGCCCGAGGCCAAGGCCCTCCTCGAGGCCGCGGCCAGCCTGGCCCAGGACCTGCCGCCGGAGCCCGTGCCCCCAGGCCTAGAGGAGAGGGTCCTCCGCCGCGTGCGCCGCCCCAGGGCCTGGCCACTCCTCCTGCGGGCGGCCGCCGTCCTGGCCTTCTTGGCCCTGGGCTACGGCGCCTACTTTGGCCTCTCCTGGACCCTGGCCCTGAGGGAGGCCTCCACCCAGGTCCTGGGGCTGGTGAGCCCTGAGGGGGCCCCCGCGGGCCGGGCCGTCATCCTAGGGGACGGAAGGGCCCTGGTGGTCCTGAAGGCCCCCCGGCCCTCCGGCCGGGTCTACCAGGCCTGGGGACTGGGGGAGGGGGCTCCCATTCCCCTCTCCACCTTCCGCCTGCCCCTTAAGACCCTGCGTCTGCCTCCGGAGGCCAGGGCCCTCGCCGTCTCCCTGGAACCCCCCGGGGGAAGCCCGAGCCCCACGGAGATCATTGGCCTGCCCAAGCCCTAG
- a CDS encoding sigma-70 family RNA polymerase sigma factor: MDSRSPTEALSDEALLALVARGDEEAFRTLFRRYAGSFLALARRMGLDGAAGEDVVQEAMVRVWEKAKEFDPRRGSARAFLLTLGHRAAVDEVRRRAARPKPLEPDPEEEGFDLPGPGLDEEGHLDRSRLGSALKFLSPEERRVVQVLYYQGHTHQEAARLLGVPLGTLKTWARRALLKLKEVLREP; encoded by the coding sequence ATGGACTCCCGTAGCCCCACCGAGGCCCTCTCCGATGAGGCCCTTCTGGCCTTGGTGGCCCGCGGCGACGAGGAGGCCTTCCGCACCCTGTTCCGCCGCTACGCGGGGAGCTTCCTGGCCCTGGCCCGGCGGATGGGTCTGGATGGGGCGGCAGGGGAGGATGTGGTGCAAGAAGCCATGGTACGGGTCTGGGAAAAGGCCAAGGAGTTTGATCCCAGGCGGGGAAGCGCCCGGGCTTTTCTCCTCACCTTGGGCCACCGCGCCGCGGTGGACGAGGTGCGCCGCCGGGCGGCGCGCCCCAAGCCCCTGGAACCAGACCCCGAGGAGGAGGGGTTTGACCTCCCGGGTCCGGGCCTGGACGAGGAGGGACACCTGGACCGGTCCCGGCTGGGATCGGCCCTGAAATTCCTTTCCCCGGAGGAGCGGCGGGTGGTCCAGGTCCTCTACTACCAAGGCCACACCCACCAGGAGGCGGCCAGGCTCCTTGGGGTTCCCCTGGGCACCCTGAAGACCTGGGCCAGGAGGGCGCTCCTGAAGCTTAAGGAGGTGCTCCGTGAGCCTTGA